In the Aromatoleum bremense genome, one interval contains:
- a CDS encoding DUF3262 family protein produces the protein MTSEQVQAFSNSAGVSPAAIAIVVAMIVAAVGVLWAADMVRRLGIEGLHDPRRLPMLLLYKLRVLIIVLLLIYLLT, from the coding sequence ATGACCTCCGAACAAGTCCAGGCGTTCTCGAACTCGGCGGGGGTTTCCCCGGCCGCCATCGCCATCGTCGTTGCGATGATCGTCGCCGCGGTCGGCGTGCTATGGGCCGCGGACATGGTTCGCCGGCTGGGTATCGAGGGACTCCACGACCCTCGCCGCCTGCCAATGCTTCTTCTCTACAAGCTGCGGGTACTGATCATCGTCTTGCTGCTGATCTATTTGCTGACCTAG
- a CDS encoding RAQPRD family integrative conjugative element protein, with protein MPRILRPLFLSSLSAAAALAFMPAHADEDTERENLARLEHEIALLGEEVRAAKAHAPTLARVRFQYDDLARDLDLIRVGIAEHLNAPRQPRPIEPLKGDYRR; from the coding sequence ATGCCCCGAATACTGCGTCCGTTGTTTCTCTCGTCGCTGTCCGCCGCCGCTGCGCTCGCCTTCATGCCGGCGCATGCAGACGAGGATACCGAGCGCGAAAACCTCGCGCGCCTGGAGCATGAAATCGCGCTCCTTGGCGAGGAGGTGCGCGCCGCGAAGGCGCACGCCCCGACGCTCGCGAGGGTGCGGTTCCAGTACGACGATCTGGCGCGCGATCTGGACCTGATCCGTGTCGGGATTGCGGAGCATCTCAACGCGCCTCGTCAGCCACGACCGATCGAACCGCTCAAGGGCGACTACCGGCGCTGA